The sequence below is a genomic window from Methylophilus sp. DW102.
CTCTGTTGTCATTTTTGGGGTTACACACATGCAAAAACCAAGAAAAAAACTGATTGTCGTTGCGACGGCATTTTCATTACATGCCTATGCGCTACAGGGGCTGGCAGAAGACCAGTCTCAAGCGAGCAAGTCGGTGGCGCTGGATAAACTCGAAGTCCGTGGCATTTTGCCCGACCGCCTGGACTCCGTGCCGGGGTCATACGATTTAATTGATGAAAAAGCACTGATGGAGCGCCGCCCATTCTCAATTCAGGAAGCGTTGAACAATGTGCCTGGTGTGAATGTCGTTGGGGAGAATACATTTGGTTTGGGCGTGAATATCGGGATTCGGGGATTAAACCCTCGCCGGACTTCACGTATCTTGTTAATGGAAGATGGGATGCCTATCTTTCTGACGCCTTATGGAGATCCGGCAGCGCATTACACCACACCGCTTGAGCGTGTACAGCGTATTGAAGTTGTAAAGGGGTCCGGCCAGATTCTTTATGGACCACAGACCGTGGGCGGCATGATCAACTTCGTGACTCGGCCTGTGCCAACGGATGGACAAGTGCATGGAAGTGTACAGGCGACGTTGGGTAACCATGACTTTAGCAGTCTTTACGGCACGATAGGCGCTGGTGATGAGCGTGGAGGACTGATGATAGATGCCCTACATAAAAAAGGCGATGGCATCCGCAAGCATCATGACTTTGAGATTCAGGAGTATACGGCGAAAGGACAGTTAAACTTGTCGGACCGACATACGTTGATTGCTAAAGCCAGTTATTTCCGCGAGGACTCGCATGTATCAGAAACCGGTTTGGGCCTTGTGGAGTATAACGAAGATAAGTATCAGGCACCTACTGGCAAGAATGATGTGTTTCAGCATGAGCGGACTACCTTTCAATTGCAGCACCTGTTTCAGGTCAATGAGCAGGTGAAATTGAGTACGCAAGCGTATTATGCAAAATCTGAACGGGCATCATTCAGGCAAATCAACAACCCAGGTGAAAATGCGGGTCGATCCCAACTGGAAAGATGTCCAGCAGGCATTGGCGGTAATGGTAACCCTAATCTGGCGTTAGCTGATCAATGCGGCGGGCGTTGGCGGCCACGTGAGTTTGAATATTGGGGGATTGAGCCACGTCTGGATATTCAACACAGCCTATTCGGGATCGAAAGTAATGCAGTATTGGGCTTCAGATATCATAAGGAAGACATCGATCGTAAACAATATCGTGGTGATGACGCCCGTTTCCAACATCTGGGTTTTGCCCAAACGACCTTGCCACGAGAAGATATTAAAATTGAAGTAGAAGCAAAGTCCTATTACGCACAGAATACCTTCTATGTTGGAGACTGGACATTTACGCCCGGTTTGAGACTAGAGGATATCCGGATTAAAACGGATGTGATGCGTGCAGATGGTAACCTCCAAAATAACCCTGAGTCCAAGTTAACGAATAATCAAACTAAGTTATTGCCAGGATTGGGTTTGACCTGGAATGGCTTTGAGAAAACAACTTTATTTGCGGGTGTGCACAAAGGTTTTGCACCACCACGTCCTGACCGTGACCTTTTTGCTGAAAATGGTGCGAATACAGCCGTTGTGAGTAAAACCAAGCCAGAGGAGAGTATTAATTGGGAGTTAGGTTTAAGATCGAGTTTCTTTAAAGGCGTTACATTTGAGAGTACCTTATTCCACACGGTCTTTGATGATATTGTCGTCGCTGGGCCTGTACAGGGCACATTCATTAATGGTGGTCAGTCTGAACAGAATGGTATCGAGTTTGGTGGTCGAATTAATTTTGGGCAGATTTACAACACTTCGCACAACTTCTACATCGCAGGCTCTTACACTAACTTGTTCACTGCTAAATTTAAAAAAACCAATGCAGCAGCTAATATTGTAGACGGTGATCGCTTGCCATATGCCCCTCGGCATCTTGCTTCTTTAAGCTTTGGTTACGAGCATCCGGTTGGTCTTGATGCACGTATCGGGGTGGATTATGTGAGCCGTCAGGAAGAGGATGTGTCGTTCAGAGCCGGCCGTAATAGTGCGAATGTATTGCGAGGGGTGACAGGTGATATTCCATCTTACGCGCTCATTAACGCGACTGTGAATTACAGACCGGTTGGGAGTCGCATGACTTATTTTGTCAGCGCTTATAATCTGGGTGATCGCGAATATCTTGCTAGCCGTGTCGATGGTATGGTGGCAGGACGCCAGCGCCAGGTGTTTGGTGGCATACGTTACGATTTCTAATCGTAACGTCCATAAAAAAAGCCCGCAACTTGCGGGCTTTTTGATTTGAAGAAATTATTTCAATGCTACAAAGATTTCTTCTTTAATGGTATTCAATTCACCCAGGCCATTGACCTTAACGTATTTTGGCGCGCCGCCCTGGCCAGAATTGGCCCAGTCTGAGTAGTAGCCGATCAGCTGTTCGGTCTGGTTGTGGTAAACCTCCAGACGCTTCAATACCACTTCTTCCTTGTCATCATCACGTTGTACCAGGTCTTCGCCGGTGACATCATCTTTGCCTTCCACTTTTGGCGGGTTGAATTTGACATGGTAGGTACGACCTGAAGCCGGGTGGCTGCGGCGGCCACTCATGCGCTCAACGATGGCGGCGTCCGGCACATCAATCTCAACCACGTAGTCAATGCCTACGCCGGCCTGTTTCATGGCTTCGGCTTGCGGAATGGTGCGCGGAAAGCCGTCAAACAGGAAGCCATTGGCGCAGTCGGCATCTTTAATGCGTTCTTTGACCAGGCCGATAATGACTTCGTCTGGTACCAGGCCGCCGGCATCCATGAATTTTTTGGCTTCCAGACCTAGTTGGGTGCCTACCTTGACTGCTGCGCGCAACATATCGCCGGTGGAAATTTGCGGAATATTGAATTTTTCTTTGATAAAGGTGGCTTGTGTCCCTTTACCGGCACCAGGGGCGCCCAGCAGAATCAAACGCATAACATGCTCCAAAAATGGGTAAGAATAAAAAAACAGAATTATATCAGGCTCTGTTTTAAAGCAGATTTAAAATCAGCTTAAGGCTGCACACAATCGCAAATTGACTAGCCTCTGCTAAGTGACTATTTTGTTATTAACTTGTTGATATGAACGGTTTTATGATTGATTTTGGCTTGCCAGATAATTGCTGATCGCCACAAACTCGGCCACGCTGAGATTTTCGGCGCGTAACTGCGAATCGATATTCAACGCGCTGAAGCCCGCATCATCCAGCAGTCCTTTAAGTGTGTTGCGCAATGTTTTGCGGCGCTGGCCAAACGCGGCGGTGACCACTTTGGCAAACAGGGCTTCATCCGTCGCCGCGAAAGGCAGGCTGGCGTAGGGCACGCAACGGACAAAAGCAGACTCGACTTTCGGTGCCGGATCAAAGGCTTCGGGCGGCACGGTGACCAGATATTCCATCTGCAAACGGTATTGCAGCATGACCGACAGGCGGCCATATTCAGCGTTGGAGGGGGCGGCGACCATACGCTCGACCACCTCTTTTTGCAGCATAAAATGCATGTCTATGATTTGTGCCGTGTTTTCGAGCAGCTTAAACAGGATGGGGCTGGAGATGTTATAGGGCAGGTTGCCGACGACGCGGATGCGTTCACCCAGGGTGCCGAAGTCAAACTTGAGCACATCCGAATTATGGATGGTCATTTTTTGCGCCGGATAAAAGCCTTGCATCCATTGAATGATGTCACGGTCGATTTCGACGACGTGCAAGTGGTTCAGCTGTTTGAGCAACGGCTGTGTCATGGCGCCCAGCCCCGGGCCGATTTCCACCATCAGATCCTCTGCTTGCGGATGAATGGCGTTGATCAGGCTCTGGATAATGCTCTGGTCGATCAGGAAGTTCTGACCAAACTTTTTCTTGGCGATATGTTTCATTTGTGATGAGTCTTGCGTGTATGCGAAAGTGCAATGGCGAGCTGGATGGCACTTAGCATGCTGCCGATATCGGCTTGACCGCTGCCCGCAATATCCAGCGCCGTGCCGTGATCGACCGAGGTGCGGATAATGGGTAAGCCCAGCGTCACATTGACGCCTTGGCCAAAGCTGGCATGTTTGAGCACGGTCAGGCCCTGATCATGGTACATGGCCAGAAACGCATCAGCATGGGCCAGGTTTTTCTGCGAAAACATGGTATCTGCGGGCAGGGCGCCCAGCAGCAGCATGCCCTCTGCGCGCAACTGTGTCAGCACCGGGTTAATCGTGTCGATTTCTTCCATGCCCAGATAGCCATCTTCCCCTGCATGCGGGTTCAGTCCGGCGACATAGATGCGTGGTTGCGGGATGCCGAAGGTGTGTACCAGATCATGGTGCAAAATACGCAGCGTGGTGGTGAGCGAGGCTTGCGTAATGGCGGCGCTCACTTGGGTCAGTGGCAAATGGGTGGTCGCCAGAGCCACGCGCATGCCACCCCCCACCAGCATCATCACTACTTGTGCAGTGCCTGTTTTTTCTGCCAGATATTCGGTGTGGCCAGTAAACGCAATCCCGGCTTCGTTAATGATGCCTTTATGCACGGGGGCGGTCACCATGGCATCCAATTCCCCGGCCTGGCAACCTGCCAGCGCGCGGTCCAGCATCTCTAGTACAGTGCGGCCATTCCGGGGATCCAGTTTGCCTGCTACGACGGGGGCGGCCGTTGGGATGGGCAGCACGGTCAGCGTGCCATCGCCTGCGTGGGAATGACGTGGCCGGATGTCCGTGTGTATGGTGAGTGGCATGCCCAGTTGCGCAGCGCGTGCCTGTAAAGCTTGCGGATCAGCCAGTACCATAATCTCTGCTGGTAGGGCGGTATGCGCCAGCTTGACGCAAACATCCAGGCCGATGCCTGCAGGCTCGCCAGAAGTAATGGCAATTTTGGGCAAGGCGTTCATGGATGGTGCAGATGCGCCGGTTTCAGTGCGCTGCACTTAAAACTTGTCTTCCAGGCGCATTTCGACAAACGCCTTGTCGCGCAACTCATGAACCCAGTCGTTGTAAGCTTCTTCAGCCTTGCGTGCACGGATTTCCTGACGCGCTTTCAAGCGTTTGGATTCTTTGGACATGTCCTGTTTACGGCGCTCCAGCACCTGGATCAAATGCCAGCCAAACTGGCTACGGACAGGGGCGCTGACTTCGTTGATGGCCAATTCTGCCATGGTTTTTTCAAATACCGGCACGGTGTCACCCGGGCTGATCCAACCTAAATCGCCACCGTTGGAGGCGCTGCCATCGTCCGAATACTGGCGTGCCATGTCCTGGAATGGTGTACCGTGGTCTATACGGTCTTTAATGCCTTCTATTTTCTGTCTGGCTTCCTTGTCCGACAACACCTCGTTCGGTTTGAGCAGAATATGGCGGACATGGGTCTGGTCAACAATCAGCGTACTGGCGCCCGCACGTCTTTCATTGAGCTTTAGGATATGCACCCCGCTTGCACTGCGGATTGGGCGAGAGATACCGCCGGGCTGCATGGTTTTAACCAGTTCAAGAAACTGGGCAGGCATCTGCTGACCACTGCGCCAGCCCAGGCCGCCGCCGTCCAGCGCATTCGGTGCATCCGAAAAGTTGGCCGAGGCTTTTTCAAAACTCATGCCGTCCGCCAGCGCTTTCATGATTTGTTCGGTACGTGCTTTGGCTTTTTGAATGTCGTCTGGGCCGCTGTCTTCGGGCAGGCGAATCAAAATCTGCGAGATGTTAAATTCATCCAGTTCGCCTTCTTTTTCCTGTGTCGTCAGGTAGTTATCAATTTCCGCTTCAGAAATATTTACTTTGTTATCAACATCGCGCTCGCGCAGACGGGCGATGATGATGTCATTTCGGATATCTTCACGGAATTTGTAAAAGTTGGTGCCATCTTCTTCGAGCGCTTTTTTAAACGCAGGCAAGGTGAGGTTGTTTTGTTCGGCAATCCGGTCTATGGTTTTGTCCAACTGCGCATCATCCACCTTGATGCCAGTTTGCGCTGCGAGTTGCAATTGCAGGCTATCGACAATCAGCCGCTCCAAAATCTGTTTCTGCAACGCTTCATCGAGCGGCAGGTCAGCGCCTTTTTTGAGCATTTGTGCTTTCACATATTCCATACGGTTCAGCATTTCACGCTCGGTAATTACGGATTGATCGACCACGGCAATAATGCGGTCCATTTTTTCAATCGGTTTTTTTTCTGCCGCGAATAAGGCTGCAGACTGTCCTGTGATGAGCAAAGCGGTACTCAACGTGAGGATTAAATTCAGTATATGTTTCATCATTGCGCGTTCTGGTCTCTGTAAATTGCCGGGATATCATAAGTGCGCATATAAGTTGGGATATTGCGCTTGATCACATTCAGCGGGTTGGCACCAATAGAGGTCAGCCCACCGAGTTCGAGTTGAAAAAACATGCCGTAGTTCGCATTGGCCGTCGCTGTTTGCACACGTTGCATGACAGCACGTGCCTGCCAGCAGCCCGCATCATACTCAAGTCCGCCCAAAAACTGTACTGCATTGGCGTCACGGATAGAGTAGTTCAATCGGCTGATGCCGTACCAACCGGAGCCTAGTGGCCATTGCGCTGAAGTATCAATTTGCTCCAGCGTGTTAGCCGTGTAACGGTAGCCGAAGGTAAACGATTTGCCTGGTTCAGGGTTATAGCGCAGCAAGTAATTGTTGCGCTGCATATTGCTTCTTTCTGTATCGTATTGCCAGAAAGTATCCAGATTCAAGCGACTGGAGAGCCTTGCCGTGAAGCCAGCCAGAATGTCCGAGGATTTACTGATACTGGTGGTGGTATTGGGTAGTGTGACTTTCTGGTCTTCAAAATAATAGCGCTGCGCCAGCGTGCCACTCAGGCGCTCAATGCCGGTTTCACTGTCAATCAGACGGCTGGTGAGGGCCAGTGTCATCTGGTTGGCATTATTGACACGGTCATCGCCACTGAACTGATTTTCATAAAAAATCGAGTTCTGGTTCAAGGTGTTGAGCGAGGTGTCAAAAATCGGAAGCTTGCTCTGGTCTTTATAAGGGATATACACATAGTATGCCCGTGGTTCCAGCGTATGCGTATACGTGGTATCAAACAAGCTGGTCTGACGGTCAAAATACAGACCAGAATCCACGCTCATGATAGGCAGCGTACGATTCAACTGATTGTATTCCTGAGAATATCCTACTGGTATATTGTTGCTCAAACTGTATTGCGTACTTTGCACACCAATTTTTGGCGTCACATAAGCGTAAGAGTTTTTCATCGGGTATGAAATCGAAGGGTAGACACTCATGCGACTGCCGCTAGGCTTGTCTACCATGCCATCCATGGTTTGAAAGTTAACGTATTGCGCCCCTGTCTGAACATGGAAACCTTTGAAATCATCGTTGTAGGTTAACGTAAGCTGAGGTAATCGCTGATAAACAAAGGACACGTTATCCAGGTTTTGGTAGCGCTGAAGGATGCCGTTAAAGGTGACGTGCTCACTGTTGTAATTGGCAAACACGGCTTGTTGCAAGTTCACGCGAGAAGTGACCTGAATCCGGGTCGCCAGGTCTGAAAAGTAAGTATCATCAGAAACCTTTTCAAAGCTGTAGCCGCCAGACCAGTTACTGCCAAAGCTTTGTAAATGCGTGAGCTTGGCGTAGTAACGGGTTTGCCCCGTCATGTTGTCTTTATCCAGATACTCCAGGTTGTTGATGCCGGAATAGGTTTCGCCCAGATAGCGGAACTCTCCTTGCAGTTGTAGGCCGCGCTTGCTGAAGTAGTTGGTGGATACCGTGGCATCCATATCCGGGCTGATATTGATATAGTAAGGCGTTAAAAGCTGAAAACCACTCCGTGAGGTCGTGCCCCACAAGGGTGCCAGAAAGCCGCTTTTACGTTGGTTGTTATACGAAAAGCTCATCCAGGGTGTGTAGAGGATAGGCACCCCTTTAAATTCCACATAGGCATTGGTTGCCACGCCGGTTCTGGAGTAATCGTTCAATTCCAGGCTATTCGTTTTGATATACCAGTCATCCACATCCGCTGCACAAGAGGTGTAGCTGGCGCCTTTCAGGCGCTTGATGTTCTGGCCTTCAAACAGCACCTGTTTGGCGGTGGCGCGAATGTTGTCAAATGCATTGCTTTTGGTACTGGCCTGGGTGCTGTAAGACTGATTGTCTTCCAGATATCTTTTGGGGTCACTGAGCAAAATTGCCTGATCATTCAGCAAGGGACTACCGTCCTCATCGTTGGGCGGTGGTGGGCTACTCTTGAATTCAATGGATACATCACGCATTTCACCGATGTTTTCGCTCAGGCGCATGCGCAACATCGGGCCGGTGATTTTGGTTTGACCGGCGGTAATCACCGCATTGCCTTCGACTTGCAATTCATCGTTCTGGATATCGTAGCGAATATCATCGCCCGTGACCTGTTGCCCGTCTTTGCGCATCACAGCGTTGCCCGTCGCACGCATTTGACGGTCCATGCGCAGTTGCAGGGTGTCGCCTTCAATCTCAATCGCACCTGGCAAGGTGACCGCCTCTGCCAGCTGAATTTTTTCAGGGGCAGTCTCTTCCTCGGCGCGCAAGTGCTCAGGCGAGAGTGTGCCTATGGCCAGCAATGCCAGAATCAGGCGGATCCCGCGCTCCTGAAAAGTAGATGAGTGAACGTGCAAGTTATTCAAAGAGTGATCGTTTCGGTCAGGCCTGCCGTTGGCAGCGTAATTATTACGGCGAATTTTGGGATGTTAGCCCGATGCCTTGTTTCAATTGCGCTATATTATTCATGAAAACGCTTAAAAAGTCATTTTTCCCTTAAAATGGCTGCCGCATTTTCATCGCAGCGGCCACCAGACAGGCCTATTCAAGATTCGGGATATTTTGTGGATAGAACACAGCACCTTCAGCAATGGCTGACAGACGTACTTCAGCAACCCTTTACGCTCAGCACGGCTTCCGCCGATGCCAGTTTCCGTCGCTATTTCCGCGTACATCTGGCCGCAGAAACCCTGATTGCCATGGATGCGCCACCGCCCCAAGAGGATTGCCGTCCTTTTGTCCGCGTGGCCGAGCAGTTGCTGGCCGCGGGGCTGAATGTGCCAAAGATTCTC
It includes:
- the pdxA gene encoding 4-hydroxythreonine-4-phosphate dehydrogenase PdxA; translated protein: MNALPKIAITSGEPAGIGLDVCVKLAHTALPAEIMVLADPQALQARAAQLGMPLTIHTDIRPRHSHAGDGTLTVLPIPTAAPVVAGKLDPRNGRTVLEMLDRALAGCQAGELDAMVTAPVHKGIINEAGIAFTGHTEYLAEKTGTAQVVMMLVGGGMRVALATTHLPLTQVSAAITQASLTTTLRILHHDLVHTFGIPQPRIYVAGLNPHAGEDGYLGMEEIDTINPVLTQLRAEGMLLLGALPADTMFSQKNLAHADAFLAMYHDQGLTVLKHASFGQGVNVTLGLPIIRTSVDHGTALDIAGSGQADIGSMLSAIQLAIALSHTRKTHHK
- the rsmA gene encoding 16S rRNA (adenine(1518)-N(6)/adenine(1519)-N(6))-dimethyltransferase RsmA — its product is MKHIAKKKFGQNFLIDQSIIQSLINAIHPQAEDLMVEIGPGLGAMTQPLLKQLNHLHVVEIDRDIIQWMQGFYPAQKMTIHNSDVLKFDFGTLGERIRVVGNLPYNISSPILFKLLENTAQIIDMHFMLQKEVVERMVAAPSNAEYGRLSVMLQYRLQMEYLVTVPPEAFDPAPKVESAFVRCVPYASLPFAATDEALFAKVVTAAFGQRRKTLRNTLKGLLDDAGFSALNIDSQLRAENLSVAEFVAISNYLASQNQS
- a CDS encoding peptidylprolyl isomerase, with product MMKHILNLILTLSTALLITGQSAALFAAEKKPIEKMDRIIAVVDQSVITEREMLNRMEYVKAQMLKKGADLPLDEALQKQILERLIVDSLQLQLAAQTGIKVDDAQLDKTIDRIAEQNNLTLPAFKKALEEDGTNFYKFREDIRNDIIIARLRERDVDNKVNISEAEIDNYLTTQEKEGELDEFNISQILIRLPEDSGPDDIQKAKARTEQIMKALADGMSFEKASANFSDAPNALDGGGLGWRSGQQMPAQFLELVKTMQPGGISRPIRSASGVHILKLNERRAGASTLIVDQTHVRHILLKPNEVLSDKEARQKIEGIKDRIDHGTPFQDMARQYSDDGSASNGGDLGWISPGDTVPVFEKTMAELAINEVSAPVRSQFGWHLIQVLERRKQDMSKESKRLKARQEIRARKAEEAYNDWVHELRDKAFVEMRLEDKF
- a CDS encoding TonB-dependent receptor — encoded protein: MLFAALTHSVVIFGVTHMQKPRKKLIVVATAFSLHAYALQGLAEDQSQASKSVALDKLEVRGILPDRLDSVPGSYDLIDEKALMERRPFSIQEALNNVPGVNVVGENTFGLGVNIGIRGLNPRRTSRILLMEDGMPIFLTPYGDPAAHYTTPLERVQRIEVVKGSGQILYGPQTVGGMINFVTRPVPTDGQVHGSVQATLGNHDFSSLYGTIGAGDERGGLMIDALHKKGDGIRKHHDFEIQEYTAKGQLNLSDRHTLIAKASYFREDSHVSETGLGLVEYNEDKYQAPTGKNDVFQHERTTFQLQHLFQVNEQVKLSTQAYYAKSERASFRQINNPGENAGRSQLERCPAGIGGNGNPNLALADQCGGRWRPREFEYWGIEPRLDIQHSLFGIESNAVLGFRYHKEDIDRKQYRGDDARFQHLGFAQTTLPREDIKIEVEAKSYYAQNTFYVGDWTFTPGLRLEDIRIKTDVMRADGNLQNNPESKLTNNQTKLLPGLGLTWNGFEKTTLFAGVHKGFAPPRPDRDLFAENGANTAVVSKTKPEESINWELGLRSSFFKGVTFESTLFHTVFDDIVVAGPVQGTFINGGQSEQNGIEFGGRINFGQIYNTSHNFYIAGSYTNLFTAKFKKTNAAANIVDGDRLPYAPRHLASLSFGYEHPVGLDARIGVDYVSRQEEDVSFRAGRNSANVLRGVTGDIPSYALINATVNYRPVGSRMTYFVSAYNLGDREYLASRVDGMVAGRQRQVFGGIRYDF
- a CDS encoding LPS-assembly protein LptD gives rise to the protein MNNLHVHSSTFQERGIRLILALLAIGTLSPEHLRAEEETAPEKIQLAEAVTLPGAIEIEGDTLQLRMDRQMRATGNAVMRKDGQQVTGDDIRYDIQNDELQVEGNAVITAGQTKITGPMLRMRLSENIGEMRDVSIEFKSSPPPPNDEDGSPLLNDQAILLSDPKRYLEDNQSYSTQASTKSNAFDNIRATAKQVLFEGQNIKRLKGASYTSCAADVDDWYIKTNSLELNDYSRTGVATNAYVEFKGVPILYTPWMSFSYNNQRKSGFLAPLWGTTSRSGFQLLTPYYINISPDMDATVSTNYFSKRGLQLQGEFRYLGETYSGINNLEYLDKDNMTGQTRYYAKLTHLQSFGSNWSGGYSFEKVSDDTYFSDLATRIQVTSRVNLQQAVFANYNSEHVTFNGILQRYQNLDNVSFVYQRLPQLTLTYNDDFKGFHVQTGAQYVNFQTMDGMVDKPSGSRMSVYPSISYPMKNSYAYVTPKIGVQSTQYSLSNNIPVGYSQEYNQLNRTLPIMSVDSGLYFDRQTSLFDTTYTHTLEPRAYYVYIPYKDQSKLPIFDTSLNTLNQNSIFYENQFSGDDRVNNANQMTLALTSRLIDSETGIERLSGTLAQRYYFEDQKVTLPNTTTSISKSSDILAGFTARLSSRLNLDTFWQYDTERSNMQRNNYLLRYNPEPGKSFTFGYRYTANTLEQIDTSAQWPLGSGWYGISRLNYSIRDANAVQFLGGLEYDAGCWQARAVMQRVQTATANANYGMFFQLELGGLTSIGANPLNVIKRNIPTYMRTYDIPAIYRDQNAQ
- the adk gene encoding adenylate kinase — its product is MRLILLGAPGAGKGTQATFIKEKFNIPQISTGDMLRAAVKVGTQLGLEAKKFMDAGGLVPDEVIIGLVKERIKDADCANGFLFDGFPRTIPQAEAMKQAGVGIDYVVEIDVPDAAIVERMSGRRSHPASGRTYHVKFNPPKVEGKDDVTGEDLVQRDDDKEEVVLKRLEVYHNQTEQLIGYYSDWANSGQGGAPKYVKVNGLGELNTIKEEIFVALK